Genomic window (Deinococcus yavapaiensis KR-236):
GCGACCACATCATGCCGAGAACGTACAGAGCGCCGAGAACGATCGCGGGCGCCCGCCAGCGCGTGTTCCACAGCGTGGCGATGATCGTTCCGGCGAGGGCCGCCGCGAACATGGAGTGCCCGCTGGGAAAGCTGGAGTCGTTCTCGGGCAAGAAGGGCTTCCAGAGGTGGGGGCGGGGGCGGTCGAAGAAGAGCTTGAGCAGGAAGTTGATGGTGGCGAGCCCGCCGAGAGTGAAGACGGCGAAGTAGCCGAAGCGATGCCGTCGGCGGTACAGCACGAAGAAGAGGATGAGGGCGAGCGGCGTCATGCCGCGCGCGCTTCCGAGCAGCGAGAAGAACGCGGCGATGTGGTTGAGGGTCGCGGACGTGTGGGCGTGCAACGCGAGCATGAGCGGCTCTTCGAGGGGAAAAGGCTCTTTGTCGTACACGTCGTCGGCGATCTTCGTGAAGATGAACAGCGGCACGAGCAGGCCGACCGCGAGGGCGAGCAGAGGACGCCAATGCGTTCGGAGGAACTTCGCCAAGGTCTTGAGGTGAAAGCGCGCGACGTCACGAGGCGACGAGGAGTCCGTGGAGTCCATCGAGGAAGCGTACACGGGTCTTCGCTCGGCGTGCTGACAAGAAGGCGAGGCGATAGAAGAGTGTTTCTTCGCCTCGCCTTGAAGTTCGCGCTTGCTCAGACGTCCGTTCGGGCCCGCTCCCACTTGCTGACTTCATCGAGGGCCGTGATGTCCTCGGGCGTGAGTCGAAGCGTCGCGGCGGGCAGCAAGTCACGAAGCTGCTCGACGCTGTTGGCGCCGATGATGGGGGCAGTCATGTAAGGCTTGGCGAGCAGCCACGCGAGGGCCACTTGGGCAGGTTTGGCGCCATGGGCGTCGGCGACGCGCACGAGCTCTTCCACGACCGCGAAGTTCTGGTCGGAGAAGAAGCGGCGTTGAATGCCGCCCGCGCGTTCGCTGTCCGGCAAGGGTTGCCCTTTGCGGTACTTGCCGGTGAGGAAGCCGCCCGAGAGGGGGCTGTACGGAATGACGCCGATGCCGTGCGTTTGGCACAAAATGGCGAGTTCGCGCTCGAAGCTCGCGCGGACGGGCGCGGCGATGGAGTACTCGGGCTGCAGCGAATCGAAGCGCGCGAAGCTATGCTTGTCGGCCTTCCACAAGCTCTCGGTGAGGCGCCACGCGGGGAAATTGCTCGCGCCGATGTAGCGCACGAGGCCCGAGCGCACGAGGTCGGTGAGGGCTTCGAGGGTCTCCTCGATGGGCGTCTCCAAGTCCGGCCAGTGCACTTGGTACAAGTCGATGTAGTCGATGTTGAGGCGAGACAAGCTTTCCTCGGCGGCTTGCAAGATCCAGCGCTTGGAGAGGCCTTCGCGCAGCGGACCGCCCATGGGGCCGCGCACTTTCGTGGCGACGACGAAGTCGCTGCGGTCACGCTCTTGAAGCCAGCGCCCGATGATCTCCTCGGAGACGCCGCCGGGATTGCCGGGCGCCCAGTTGCTGTAGATGTCGGCGGTGTCGATGAAGTTCCCGCCCGCTTCGGCGTACGCGTCGAGAACGGCGTGACTCGTCGCTTCGTCGGCGGTCCAGCCGAACTGCATGGTGCCGAGGCTGAGCGCGCTGACCTTGAGGCCGGTGCGGCCGAGGCGGCGCAAAGGCAAAGTGGAGTTCGTCATGTCAGCTGTTATACACGGCTGTGCCACAATGGCGCGTATGACCGAGGTGAATGTCGCGTCAGCCGGGCGATCGCTCGTGACTTGGCTGACCGTGCTGCAAGCGTTGAGCGTGGTGGGCGCCGCCGCGTCCCTCGCGCTGCTGTTCGTTCCGTCGGGCGCGGGACTGCCCGCGGGCATTCTGCTGGGCATCACGCTCGTTCAAATCTTGCTGGCGCTCGTGTACGTGCTCGTCTTGCAGCTCACCAAAGGCTGGATGACGAACGCGCGCATGTGGGCGACAGGTGAGGGAACGCCCGATCCGGACGTCACGGCGCGGCAAGGACGGACGTTGTCGGGGTGGCTGGTGTTCGGGCAGTGGCTGCCGGTCGTGGCCTTGCCGATCGTGGGCGGCCTCGTGTGGTACGCGTCGAGCCTCGCGCTCGACCCGGCCGTGTTGGCGCAGTCTGGCGTGGACACCTCGAGCCTTCCCTCGGGCATGACGAGCGAGCAAATCGCGGGCGTCGCGCGCATCGGGATTCTCGTCACGCTGGTGATGTTCGGCTTGCCGTCCATCGTCATCAACTTCGCGATCCTCGGTTGGATTCGGCGCTGGATGAGCGGCGTGACGGACGCGGTCGCGGGACGCTCGCCGAGTGAAACCCGCTTGCCGGAACTCGCCGGAACGCTGGGGCGTTGGTTCACGTTCTTTCAGGTGCTGCTGGTGTTCTTCGCGGCCCTGCTGTTGATCGTGCCGCTCCTTCCGACGCAAGAAGGCGTGAACGCGGGCCTCGGAGACCGCTTGAACTTGCTGCTGGCCTTCTTGCAGCTCGCGCTCTACACGGCGCTGCTGCAGTGGTCGAAGTCGTTCATGTTCGGCGTGACACGGCGAGCGGCAGGACAGGCGTCACGCTGAGCAGCGACGCGCTCAAGGACGAGGCGCCCGCAGCGTGACGCCTTCGCGTACGAGCGCGTCGCGCAAGGAACGGGCGAGGGCGACGGCGTCTCGCCCGTCGCCATGCAAGCACAAAGTCTGCGCTTCGAGCTTCAGCGGCGCGCCCTCGGCGTTCACCTCGCCGCGCACCGCGATGGACAGGCCTTGCCGAATGGCCGCCTCGCCGTGCAGAACCGATCCCGGTCGCGCGCGCGGCATGAGGGTGCCGTCGCGCAGATAGGCGCGGTCGGCGAAGGTCTCGGCGACTTCGACGAGGTTCTCGGCGGCGGCGGCCCTCAGCAATTCGGAGTTCGGCAAGCCGAACAACAACCGAATGCCGCTCGCCTTGACGCTTCTGGCAATCGCGAGGGAGAGCTCGAAGTCCCGAACGGCCATGTTGTAAAGAGCGCCGTGCGGCTTGACGTGCGCTATGGTTGCGCCCTCCTCGCGGGCGACGGCTTGCAAAGCGGCAATCTGCTCGGACACGAACTCGAAAGCTTGAGAAGGCGTCACGGGACGCTCGACGCGCCCGAAGTTCTCACGGTCGGGAAAGCCGGGATGCGCGCCGATCGCCACGCCGCCTCGCAGTGCGAGGCGCACCGACGCTCGCATCGTCACCTCGTCACCGGCGTGACCGCCGCAAGCGACGTTCGCGCTCGTGACGACGTCGAGGATGTCGGCTTCGCCGGGGCTGCCCTCGCCGAGGTCGGCGTTGAGGTCAAGTTCGAGAAGTCGCTGCATACGCCCACTCTACCGCTCGCCGCAATCCGCGCAGGACGCGTTCCTCCTCACGCAAGGCGGCCACGGCGGCGTCGAGGCTCACCGGTTCGAAGCGCACGGCGTCTCCGGGGCGCAGTTGGCCGAGCCGTGGAAGATCCACGCGCGCCACGACCCCGAAGCGGGCGTAGCCGCCGTGCGTGCCCGAATCGGCGAGCAAGGCGATGGGCACGCCGTCGGGCGGGCATTGCAAGAGGCCCGGCACGACCGGCTCGGACGGCCCGGCGGCGGGCGGTGAGGAGAACGAGGGGCCGTCGAGGCGCAACCCCGTGCGGTCCGACGTCGCCGAGACGCGCCACGAGGACTCCACCAGGAGATCGGCGAGGGGCGCTTCTGGAAGGAAGCGCACGCGCGTCGCCCGCCCTACGACGCGCCGCAGCGAAGCATGAAGGTGCAGGCGAGGAGGCGTCTCGAGAGGTTCCTCGCGCCATGTCAGCGCGTCGCCGCGACGCAACGCGCGCCCTTCGTGCCCTCCGAAGCCTGCCCGAAGCTCGGTGGAGGCGCTGCCGAAGACCACGTTCCCGGTGAAGCCGCCGCGCACGGCGAGGTAGCTGCGCGCGCCCGCGTTCACACGCCCGATCTTCAGCTCGTCGCCGGGCTCCACGCGCAGGGGACGGTAAGGCGCGACGGGGACGTCGTTCAGCCACGCTTCGGGAAGCGCGCCCGCGAGCGCCACGACGCCCGCGCGCTCGAAGCGTAAGGTCGGACCGTTCCACGTGACCTCAAGGGCGGGCGCGCCGTCCGGATTGCGAACGAGGCTGTTGGCGACGCGCAGGGAGAAGGCGTCGAGCGCGCCTCCCGTCGGCACGCCGAGGTGCCGCGTTGCGGGACGGCCGAGGTCTTGCACGGTCGTGAGGAGGCCGGGACTCGAAACGCGCAGCACGTCACACCGCCTCGAAGCGCACGAGGTCACCGGGACGCAGCACGATCGGCTCGTCGCGCGAAGCGTCGAACATCGCTTTGGACGTTCTTCCGAGAAGGTGCCAGCCTCCCGGAGAGGCGAGCGGGTACACGGCCGTCCACGGGCCGCCGATCCCGACGCTGCCCGGCTCCAGACGCGTCCTCGGCGTGGCGCGGCGCGGCAACTGCAACACCGACGGCAAGCCGCGCAAGTACGCGAAGCCGGGCAGGAAGCCCAAGAAGGCGACTTCGTAGAAGGTGCCCGAGTGCAAGGCGATCACCTCGCTCGGCGAGAGGTCCGTGAGGCGCGCGACGTCGTGCAAGTCCGGCCCGTCGTAGGAGACGGGAATGGTGAGGGTGCGGGCGGGTTCTCGCTCCGGAGGTCGAAGCGTCGGGATGATCGCGCGCAAACGGTTCTCCAAGTCGGCCGCATCGACGAGGGCCGCGTCGTACAGAATCGTCAGGACGTCCTCGGCGGGAACGCTGCACGTCACGCCGAGCAGGGAAGCGCGCGTCAAGAACGCGTGCAAGGCGAGGGCGAGGGCGGAGCGCCACACGATGCCCGCGTCGCCCAATCGCTCAAAGGTGATCTTCGTGCCGAGATGATCCATGAAGCCTGCTTTAAGATGCGCGCATGCCGTGGTTGCGCGCCCTGTCCATCCCTCATGATACAAGCGTCGAGTTCGGCACCTTCCTGGCCGACCTCGACGCGCAGCTCAGCGATCCTGGAACGGACCGTGACGCGTTGACCCGCGAACTTCTCGCGCAGTTTCTGTACGCTCGTTCTTACGACGCCTTGCGCGCCGACGCCCCGATCGCCGCCCTCAACTTGGATCCTCGAAACGTCACGCTGGAAGCCGAGTACTACGAGGCGACCGACCCGGAGAAGTTCGCGCGCGTCAAGCCGCTGTTGTGGCTGTGGAAGAACTTCGACGGCTCTCCGAGCGGTCAAAGCGCCGTGTTCGGCATCGACTTCCGCCGCGTTCTCGCGAGGCACGTCTTCAAGCGCGTCGGACGCAACTTCAAGGCGTGGCCGCACGTGGAGTTCAGCGTCGGGTACAACATGGACGTCGGGAACGACGTCGTCGTGCACCGACACGTCCTGCTCGACGACATCGGCGGCATCGTGCTGCACGACAAGGTGAGCTTGTCCGATTACGTGAACGTGTTCAGCCACACGCACAGCGTTCTCGACATGCCGGACGTGACCTTGCGTCCCACCGTCATCGGGCGGGGCGCGCGCGTGACGTACCACGCGACGGTGCTCGCGGGCAGCGTCATCAGCGACGACGCGATGATCGCGACGGGCGCGCTCGTACGCGGCCCCGTCGAACCGCACGGCATCGCGATGGGCGTGCCCGCGAAGGTCACGCGCCTCAAGGACCGCGCCGCCTTCGAACGCTACGAGGTGGACGTTCGGCGCGACTTGGCGCCCGCGCCCCGCAAAGCCAATCCGGACTTTCCGCATCCGACGCCCCCTCAGACGCGCCTGCCCGAGAAGTGATGCTGGCGGGCGACGTGCGCGACTTCGTGTGGGACACGCTCGCGCGCGCGCGGGCCGTCTCGTACCCGTTGCCGCCGCACGGGCACAACCCGAACTTCAACGGGGCGAAGGCGGCGGCGGTGCAGTTGCTCGCGCACGAACGACTCGTCGGCGCCCGAGTGCTCGTCGTCGGGCCCGAGCGGGCCTTGCTGCCGCTTCGCAAGCTCGCGCTCGCCGAGGGCCGCGTGCTGTTCGTGCCGCATCAGAAGAAGGAGGGGCGGTACTGGCGTCTCGGCGACGAGCGAGGCGCGCAGCTTTCGAGCATGCCCGCGTTCGGCGAGGAAGTCGAAGCGCCGAACGGCGCGCAGGCGGTCGTCCTCGCGAGCGTCGTCGTGGCGCGAGACGGCGGGCGGTTGTCGAAAGGCTTCGGCTGGGGAGCGCGCGGCGTGCCTCTCGGCGTGCCGCAACTCACCCTCGCGCATCCCATCATGCTGCGCGACCGCCTTCCGTGCGAACCGGATTCACGCGTGGACCTCATTGCCACGCCACGAGAAGTGATCGCGCCGGCGTGACGAAACGGCGAGGAGACCGCCCTCGTTCGAGCAGTCTCCTCAGGCGAAGCTCTCGGTCCTTACACCAAGCCGCGTCGAGCGAGCTTGAGGCGGTATTCTCCGTCGCCGAGGTCCTCGAGGGTCTTGAACACGAAGGCGCTGCCGTCGTGCATCTCGACGCCGTACTCCTCGCCGACGGTGAGCGCGTGGTTCTCGACGCGCAGACGCACGAGGCCGCGCTCGCCTTCGAGGGACGTGAAGCGCGCTGGCGTCGCCATCCCTTCGAGGTGGATCTTCACGTCGTTGGGATGGCTCAAGCGTCCCCCATCATGAGGCCTTCGATGGTGTGCGCTTGGTGGATGGGTTCGAGCTTGTCCACGATGCGGCACAGGATGTGTTGCTGCACGTACGGAGGCAGCGATTCGTAGTAGGCGCGCGTGAGTTGCAGATCGTGGCGCTCGTGGTTGTTCGCCGAGGGCGCGTCCACGCCGATCACGAGGACGGGGCGCGGTTTGGCCGAGGCGTGGGCGGTGCCGCGGTGAATGGTGAGGGCGGAACGCGCCGAGATGTCGCCCATGGAGGGGAACTTGCGCGAGGAGCGCGCCTCGTAGCGAGCGTAGAGTTCCTTCGGCGGAAACATCCCGTGTTCGAACTCGCTGGGATCGTCCCACTGGGTGCCCGGCGCGACTTCGAAGGGACCCATGTCCGGCTCGACGTCGACGGTCGTCATGTTGAACGCGAGCGAGTTGAGGCGGCGGCCGATCGTGGTGTCCTCGGGCGCGGGGAAGTCGCGGTGCCACGGTTGGTTGAGCGCGCCTTGGTTCGGCACGTCGAAGCCGAGCTCGACGATGCGGTAGTTCGGGCCGAGCACCGCTTCGCACACGGCGACGAACCACGGATGCGTGACGATCTGCTCGAAGCAGCGGATGTCCTCGGGATGGATCTCGACGTAGTGACGGTTACGTCCGCGTCCGACGGCGCCGCCTGGGCGCTTGAGCGCTTCGGGATACAGGCGCATGACGTCGTCGTACAAGTCGGCGATCATTTCACGGGGAAAGGCGCCCTTTTGAGCGATGATGCCGTCGCCGTACAAGCCCGCCATGATGGGGGCTTGGTCGAACGACGAGATGTCGGGCTTGCCGCTGGCAGGCTTTTCGGGGCTGATCATGCTCATGGAGTTCTCCGGGAAGCAACGCGAGAGGCGCAAGGTCGAGGCGATCGATCTTCAGTAAAGCCTCTCCAGCTTAAAAAATCGTGAAGTGCCGGTCAAGACGAAAATTGCGAAAGCTGCGAAGTCGGACTCACTCCAAAAAGTC
Coding sequences:
- the pxpB gene encoding 5-oxoprolinase subunit PxpB — translated: MDHLGTKITFERLGDAGIVWRSALALALHAFLTRASLLGVTCSVPAEDVLTILYDAALVDAADLENRLRAIIPTLRPPEREPARTLTIPVSYDGPDLHDVARLTDLSPSEVIALHSGTFYEVAFLGFLPGFAYLRGLPSVLQLPRRATPRTRLEPGSVGIGGPWTAVYPLASPGGWHLLGRTSKAMFDASRDEPIVLRPGDLVRFEAV
- a CDS encoding 5-oxoprolinase subunit PxpA, which encodes MQRLLELDLNADLGEGSPGEADILDVVTSANVACGGHAGDEVTMRASVRLALRGGVAIGAHPGFPDRENFGRVERPVTPSQAFEFVSEQIAALQAVAREEGATIAHVKPHGALYNMAVRDFELSLAIARSVKASGIRLLFGLPNSELLRAAAAENLVEVAETFADRAYLRDGTLMPRARPGSVLHGEAAIRQGLSIAVRGEVNAEGAPLKLEAQTLCLHGDGRDAVALARSLRDALVREGVTLRAPRP
- a CDS encoding 5-formyltetrahydrofolate cyclo-ligase — its product is MLAGDVRDFVWDTLARARAVSYPLPPHGHNPNFNGAKAAAVQLLAHERLVGARVLVVGPERALLPLRKLALAEGRVLFVPHQKKEGRYWRLGDERGAQLSSMPAFGEEVEAPNGAQAVVLASVVVARDGGRLSKGFGWGARGVPLGVPQLTLAHPIMLRDRLPCEPDSRVDLIATPREVIAPA
- a CDS encoding phosphatase PAP2 family protein translates to MDSTDSSSPRDVARFHLKTLAKFLRTHWRPLLALAVGLLVPLFIFTKIADDVYDKEPFPLEEPLMLALHAHTSATLNHIAAFFSLLGSARGMTPLALILFFVLYRRRHRFGYFAVFTLGGLATINFLLKLFFDRPRPHLWKPFLPENDSSFPSGHSMFAAALAGTIIATLWNTRWRAPAIVLGALYVLGMMWSRVYIGVHYPTDVLGGALFSIAWVFGLTKVMHITRPAS
- a CDS encoding aldo/keto reductase codes for the protein MTNSTLPLRRLGRTGLKVSALSLGTMQFGWTADEATSHAVLDAYAEAGGNFIDTADIYSNWAPGNPGGVSEEIIGRWLQERDRSDFVVATKVRGPMGGPLREGLSKRWILQAAEESLSRLNIDYIDLYQVHWPDLETPIEETLEALTDLVRSGLVRYIGASNFPAWRLTESLWKADKHSFARFDSLQPEYSIAAPVRASFERELAILCQTHGIGVIPYSPLSGGFLTGKYRKGQPLPDSERAGGIQRRFFSDQNFAVVEELVRVADAHGAKPAQVALAWLLAKPYMTAPIIGANSVEQLRDLLPAATLRLTPEDITALDEVSKWERARTDV
- a CDS encoding acyltransferase — encoded protein: MPWLRALSIPHDTSVEFGTFLADLDAQLSDPGTDRDALTRELLAQFLYARSYDALRADAPIAALNLDPRNVTLEAEYYEATDPEKFARVKPLLWLWKNFDGSPSGQSAVFGIDFRRVLARHVFKRVGRNFKAWPHVEFSVGYNMDVGNDVVVHRHVLLDDIGGIVLHDKVSLSDYVNVFSHTHSVLDMPDVTLRPTVIGRGARVTYHATVLAGSVISDDAMIATGALVRGPVEPHGIAMGVPAKVTRLKDRAAFERYEVDVRRDLAPAPRKANPDFPHPTPPQTRLPEK
- a CDS encoding biotin-dependent carboxyltransferase family protein, which gives rise to MLRVSSPGLLTTVQDLGRPATRHLGVPTGGALDAFSLRVANSLVRNPDGAPALEVTWNGPTLRFERAGVVALAGALPEAWLNDVPVAPYRPLRVEPGDELKIGRVNAGARSYLAVRGGFTGNVVFGSASTELRAGFGGHEGRALRRGDALTWREEPLETPPRLHLHASLRRVVGRATRVRFLPEAPLADLLVESSWRVSATSDRTGLRLDGPSFSSPPAAGPSEPVVPGLLQCPPDGVPIALLADSGTHGGYARFGVVARVDLPRLGQLRPGDAVRFEPVSLDAAVAALREEERVLRGLRRAVEWAYAATSRT
- a CDS encoding phytanoyl-CoA dioxygenase family protein, with the protein product MSMISPEKPASGKPDISSFDQAPIMAGLYGDGIIAQKGAFPREMIADLYDDVMRLYPEALKRPGGAVGRGRNRHYVEIHPEDIRCFEQIVTHPWFVAVCEAVLGPNYRIVELGFDVPNQGALNQPWHRDFPAPEDTTIGRRLNSLAFNMTTVDVEPDMGPFEVAPGTQWDDPSEFEHGMFPPKELYARYEARSSRKFPSMGDISARSALTIHRGTAHASAKPRPVLVIGVDAPSANNHERHDLQLTRAYYESLPPYVQQHILCRIVDKLEPIHQAHTIEGLMMGDA